ACTTAGGGAGTATAAATGCAAAAAAATGTGACATAAATCACAATTTTTTTAAAATATATTATAAGTTTTACCTATCAACAATCAAAATGACTTTTTTACCTAAGAGTGGTAGGATAGCACCTAATTTTATTGCGTAAATAGCTTAATTCTGCCGATATAAAAATCTATATTTTCTATTATTAGTGGATAGCTTGATATTTTTCTTATCAACGCAAAGTATTATAAAATACCTTACTCAATATCACTTATTAAGGAATTGATATGGCAAAAGAGCAACCTAACGACCTCACTGAACAACTTACAGATACGCCCAAAACAGCTGTTGAACAAGCTGAAACAATGCAGTCTGTTCCGCAAACTATTGTGAAAAAAACGGGTACAGCATTGAGTTTATTAGCAATACTTGTTGCGCTAGGTATTGGTGGAGCTGGATACTATTTTGGTCAGCAACAAATAGCTGAAATTCAACAGAAATTAACCGCACTTGAAAATCAAACGGGAGCAAATCTTTCCTCAAATAACACCAATAACAATAAACGACTTACACAATTAGAACAGAGTTTAAAAACTGCACAAGAAAATATAGCTCAACTGGAACAATTAATTGTAAGCAAAACAGGGGAAATAACATCCTTACAAACTCAAATGAAACAAGTAAGTCAGCTTGCCATCGCACAACAACCAAGCGATTGGTTATTTTCCGAAGCTGATTTTTTACTAAATAATGCCCTGCGTAAACTTGTTTTAGATAACGATGTTGATACAGCGGTTTCTTTATTAAAATTAGCTGATGAAACCCTCGTCAAGGTTAATAATTCACAAGCAAATGAAATTCGTAGTGCAATCAATCAAGATTTAAAACAACTTCTTTCGCTTTCAAGTGTGGATCAAAATGCGATAATGCAAAAACTGTCACAGCTTGCAAACACAGTCGATGAATTACAGGCTTTGAATGTAAATTTTGATGAAACATCTAAAAATAATGATAAATTATCCAA
The nucleotide sequence above comes from Haemophilus influenzae. Encoded proteins:
- a CDS encoding uroporphyrinogen-III C-methyltransferase produces the protein MAKEQPNDLTEQLTDTPKTAVEQAETMQSVPQTIVKKTGTALSLLAILVALGIGGAGYYFGQQQIAEIQQKLTALENQTGANLSSNNTNNNKRLTQLEQSLKTAQENIAQLEQLIVSKTGEITSLQTQMKQVSQLAIAQQPSDWLFSEADFLLNNALRKLVLDNDVDTAVSLLKLADETLVKVNNSQANEIRSAINQDLKQLLSLSSVDQNAIMQKLSQLANTVDELQALNVNFDETSKNNDKLSNNITDWQQNIEKSATSFLNHFIRISPKQNSNKKELLAPNQDIYLRENIRLRLQLAIMAVPRQQNELYKQSLEAVSSWVRSYFDTNAEVTQNFLKLVDGLTDTSIYVDVPEQLKSLTLLDKYLNRTALDLQKVEIEADKAIDTMPKVEAVKPTQSESQQ